In the Grimontia kaedaensis genome, one interval contains:
- a CDS encoding TRAP transporter substrate-binding protein, whose translation MSTSIKAVALATLCFSGSALADKVLLKTPIAFGTHLPALGTPIKWVSERVQPISGNTIKMKVYEPGKLVAPLEILDAVSSGKVNSGYATAGYWQGKMPAAALFSAVPFGPEAPEYMAWMFYGNGLKLYQGMYDEAGYNVKVLPCAIISPETSGWFKKPIDKPEDLKGLTMRFFGLGGQVMEKLGVGTVQLPGGEIFGALEKGAIDASEFSQPAIDQRLGFHKIVKYNYFPGWHQQATMFELLINKDTWNGMEKDQQAALETLCLASMTNSIAEGEAMQFEAMQKAQEQGVELRYWNEEMLNLFESTWLEVVEEQKKDPYFAKVWADMSDFRKNYQIWESKGFLPRG comes from the coding sequence ATGTCAACATCAATCAAAGCGGTCGCTTTAGCAACACTTTGTTTTTCAGGCTCAGCACTGGCTGACAAAGTATTGCTAAAAACGCCTATCGCATTTGGTACACACCTACCTGCGCTCGGCACACCTATAAAGTGGGTCTCTGAGCGAGTTCAGCCAATTTCAGGCAATACCATCAAGATGAAAGTTTATGAGCCAGGCAAGCTGGTTGCCCCTTTGGAAATTCTTGATGCAGTATCAAGCGGTAAAGTGAACTCTGGCTATGCAACAGCAGGCTACTGGCAAGGAAAAATGCCAGCAGCAGCCTTGTTTTCAGCAGTACCTTTTGGTCCTGAAGCGCCGGAATACATGGCGTGGATGTTCTACGGTAACGGTTTGAAACTCTACCAAGGCATGTACGACGAAGCAGGTTACAACGTTAAAGTGCTTCCATGCGCCATCATCTCACCAGAAACGTCAGGCTGGTTTAAAAAACCTATTGATAAGCCTGAAGACCTGAAAGGGCTGACGATGCGATTCTTCGGTCTGGGTGGTCAAGTGATGGAGAAACTGGGCGTGGGTACCGTGCAACTGCCAGGCGGTGAAATTTTCGGTGCACTGGAAAAAGGTGCGATTGATGCCAGTGAGTTCTCTCAGCCAGCTATCGATCAGCGTTTGGGCTTTCACAAGATTGTGAAATACAACTATTTCCCTGGCTGGCACCAGCAAGCGACCATGTTTGAACTTCTGATCAACAAAGATACATGGAATGGCATGGAAAAAGATCAGCAAGCTGCTTTGGAAACGCTATGTCTGGCTTCAATGACCAACTCCATCGCAGAAGGCGAGGCGATGCAGTTTGAAGCGATGCAGAAAGCTCAGGAACAAGGCGTTGAACTGCGTTACTGGAACGAAGAAATGCTGAATTTGTTTGAATCTACCTGGCTGGAAGTGGTGGAAGAGCAGAAAAAAGATCCTTACTTCGCAAAAGTATGGGCTGACATGTCTGACTTCCGTAAAAACTACCAGATCTGGGAATCGAAAGGGTTCCTGCCGCGCGGTTAA
- a CDS encoding cache domain-containing protein: protein MTKLSGMVMPLRIKLLVLAMLPLLLMFGLIIGLVVIQSDALSKNQANLIRSETLSSKKQELLKYVELARASISPVYDAASENDEKAKQQVIDILNNLTYGEDGYFFAYTYDGTNLVLPYQPEFVGQNIWEVEDSRGFKLLQALIRTAQQGGGFVDYYWHKPSRKEQVKKLSYAIGLDKWGWMVGTGVYIDDIEIQVESVHSKIDETISKTFIGLGIALIITIGIVVSLTTSIHINARELADQKLQALNRQLIESQEEERTRVARELHDGINQILVSVKYRLDNIKDAKSDSERRQSIMLGQSTLSEAVRELRRISKDLRPALLDDLGLLVALEDLAKEVSQRSGMHVLFEHHLDMSKVSKSAEITLFRVAQEALHNAEKHAEAKAVDMILQEEEGEIVLTIADDGIGFEEHRVSNTSQSMGLKNMRERIENLDGTFSISSLHDQGTEVRAIVPIAV, encoded by the coding sequence ATGACGAAGTTATCAGGCATGGTAATGCCACTAAGGATAAAATTGCTGGTACTGGCAATGCTTCCTTTGCTCTTGATGTTTGGCCTTATTATTGGATTGGTGGTGATTCAGTCCGATGCACTGTCTAAGAATCAAGCCAATCTCATCCGTTCGGAAACCCTCTCGTCCAAGAAACAAGAATTGCTCAAGTACGTAGAACTTGCCCGGGCATCAATTTCTCCGGTTTATGACGCTGCCAGCGAAAACGATGAAAAAGCAAAGCAGCAAGTTATCGATATTTTGAATAACCTCACTTACGGTGAAGATGGCTATTTCTTTGCCTACACCTATGATGGCACCAACCTGGTTTTGCCCTATCAGCCTGAGTTTGTCGGCCAGAATATCTGGGAAGTGGAAGACAGCCGAGGGTTCAAACTCCTACAGGCGCTGATTCGTACCGCCCAGCAAGGTGGCGGTTTTGTTGACTATTACTGGCATAAACCATCCCGTAAAGAACAGGTAAAAAAGCTTAGTTACGCCATTGGCCTCGATAAGTGGGGTTGGATGGTAGGTACCGGTGTTTACATTGATGACATCGAGATTCAGGTCGAATCCGTTCATAGCAAAATTGACGAAACCATCAGCAAGACCTTCATCGGTTTGGGGATCGCGCTGATCATCACTATCGGGATCGTGGTGAGTCTTACCACCAGCATTCACATCAATGCACGCGAGCTGGCCGACCAAAAACTGCAGGCACTCAACCGACAGCTTATCGAATCTCAGGAAGAAGAACGTACCCGCGTTGCACGAGAGCTTCACGATGGCATCAATCAGATTCTCGTCTCTGTGAAATATCGTCTCGATAACATCAAAGACGCTAAATCTGACAGTGAACGCCGACAAAGCATCATGTTAGGCCAATCAACCTTGAGTGAAGCAGTCCGCGAGCTTCGTCGTATATCCAAAGATTTACGTCCTGCCTTACTTGATGATCTTGGGCTTTTGGTGGCATTGGAAGATCTCGCCAAAGAGGTCTCCCAGCGCTCTGGGATGCACGTATTGTTTGAGCACCATCTGGATATGAGCAAGGTATCGAAATCAGCAGAGATCACCCTGTTCCGTGTCGCTCAGGAAGCACTCCACAATGCTGAGAAACATGCTGAAGCAAAAGCAGTAGACATGATTTTGCAGGAAGAAGAGGGTGAAATTGTGCTAACCATCGCTGATGACGGCATCGGTTTCGAAGAACATAGAGTATCGAACACCAGCCAATCGATGGGCTTAAAAAATATGCGAGAGCGTATCGAGAACCTCGATGGCACCTTCTCTATCAGTAGCTTGCACGATCAGGGAACGGAAGTGCGGGCAATTGTCCCCATCGCGGTATAG
- a CDS encoding response regulator yields MTTLLLADDHVLLQDGLMERLSKQPQFTIIGAASDGESAIEQSLALGPDILLTDISMPKKTGLEVLSELREKAPEIKVVILSMHNNKEYIVSAFRGGAKGYVLKDVSSQELVQALDIIAGGGSYFSAGVSETLMESMSQMENKEHDDNTPTPREKDVLILIANGACNKTVARELNISVRTVETHRLRVKKKLGVTSTAGLVKYAIEQGWVKGEIEH; encoded by the coding sequence ATGACCACGCTATTACTTGCAGACGATCATGTCCTGCTACAGGACGGATTGATGGAGCGCTTATCCAAACAGCCTCAGTTCACCATTATTGGTGCCGCAAGTGATGGAGAATCCGCTATTGAGCAGTCTTTGGCGTTGGGACCGGATATCCTGCTTACTGATATTTCCATGCCGAAAAAAACCGGTTTGGAGGTACTGAGTGAACTGAGGGAGAAAGCCCCGGAAATCAAAGTCGTCATCCTCAGTATGCACAACAACAAGGAGTACATCGTTTCTGCATTCCGCGGAGGTGCCAAAGGTTATGTACTGAAAGATGTATCTTCTCAGGAATTGGTTCAGGCTCTGGATATCATTGCAGGCGGTGGTTCTTACTTCAGTGCCGGGGTTTCCGAAACTCTGATGGAAAGCATGAGCCAGATGGAAAACAAAGAACACGATGACAACACCCCTACTCCCAGAGAAAAAGATGTGCTCATTCTCATCGCTAACGGCGCTTGCAACAAAACCGTCGCCCGCGAATTGAACATCAGCGTACGCACCGTGGAAACACACCGTTTGCGAGTGAAGAAAAAGCTCGGTGTGACCTCAACAGCAGGCTTAGTGAAGTACGCCATCGAGCAAGGCTGGGTCAAAGGGGAAATTGAACACTAA
- a CDS encoding SDR family NAD(P)-dependent oxidoreductase — protein sequence MKIVLVTGGSSGIGLQTVLSFHDAGYKVITCSRNEEKWNQAMAKYPQLSAVDYLPLDLKDVHQVDRFFGYIRENYGHIDIAINNASPIIESRGEFAALPIDALYSTMISDYWVPALCLRYELPLMQEGACIINVSSVNGVRPTPNAAMYSGTKHGLEGITRSVAVEAIRKGIRVNSVAPGVTWTPRWEQKQEEMGTSLKQTVESQVPCQRFADPQEIADAIVWLSSDKAKYIVGHTLVIDGGLSLT from the coding sequence ATGAAAATAGTTCTCGTCACTGGCGGTAGCAGCGGCATTGGTCTTCAAACCGTGCTTTCCTTTCATGATGCAGGATATAAGGTCATTACCTGTTCCCGAAATGAAGAAAAGTGGAATCAGGCAATGGCAAAATATCCACAACTTTCAGCGGTCGATTACCTGCCCTTAGATTTGAAAGATGTTCATCAGGTTGACCGTTTCTTCGGCTATATACGCGAGAACTATGGCCATATCGACATCGCCATCAACAACGCCTCACCCATCATTGAATCACGGGGGGAGTTTGCTGCCCTCCCGATAGATGCACTCTACAGCACCATGATCAGTGATTACTGGGTGCCTGCATTATGTCTTCGCTATGAACTTCCTTTGATGCAGGAAGGTGCTTGCATCATCAATGTCAGCTCCGTTAACGGGGTTCGCCCAACCCCGAATGCCGCCATGTATTCCGGTACCAAGCATGGGCTTGAGGGGATTACACGATCTGTGGCAGTAGAAGCGATCCGAAAAGGAATTCGGGTAAACAGTGTAGCTCCAGGTGTTACCTGGACACCTCGCTGGGAACAAAAACAGGAAGAAATGGGAACATCACTCAAACAGACCGTAGAGAGTCAGGTGCCCTGCCAACGGTTTGCCGATCCGCAGGAAATTGCGGATGCGATTGTTTGGCTGAGTTCCGATAAAGCAAAATACATCGTCGGACATACCTTGGTCATCGACGGCGGATTGAGCCTGACATAA
- a CDS encoding VIT and vWA domain-containing protein: MLNRPKLISQIAIWGVLLVTMFIATFSPKALAAGLLKPVNSQHKDLQIESHHVDVAIQDGYATTSIEQTFYNPNNVELEALYSFPVPQKAVVGEFIYWINGSPVIAESVSKEKARKIYDDQKAQGNATALTEKDEFKTFDMRVYPVQPQQSVKVKLVYMQDALLDHGIGRYVYPLEEGGVDEAKNSFWTRNDKVEQDFSFNVTLRSSYPVDGVRLPAHPSAVISQEADGEHTSWKANITNHIANTVQEGESQQTVQASMRLHQDVVFYWRLQDGLPGRVDMVSYRDPQASKRGTVKLTFTPGDDLTRVTQGRDWVFVLDKSGSMSGKYSTLVEGVRQGLGKLPPEDRFRVVMFDSNTYDLTGGFVAANSANVNKALQSVEQVEPNNGTNLYEGISAAIRKLDDDRPTGIVLVTDGVANVGVTEKRRFFELMEKHDVRLFTFIMGNSANTPLLVPMTKLSNGVATSVSNADDIIGHLMNITSKLTYQAYRNIQLDIDDVKIKDLTPEQISSLYRGEQLTVFGHYFKGGEADIKLTMDIGGESREYRTKVMLPDSATEHPELERMWAFSAIRDLQEQMDYLEQKDSDKEQAIEDIALEYGLLTDYTSLLVVEEEVFQQLGMERKNQTRVLKEQSAREVRQSKPVKPTRADNTQPMFTQPAPTHSGGGSSGGSMNILVLLTMMLFGIGRVMVGRKQNR; encoded by the coding sequence ATGCTGAACCGACCGAAATTGATTTCACAAATCGCCATATGGGGCGTATTACTTGTCACCATGTTTATCGCCACGTTTTCGCCGAAAGCGTTGGCGGCGGGACTCCTCAAACCCGTCAACAGCCAACATAAAGATCTTCAAATTGAATCCCACCATGTTGATGTCGCCATTCAGGATGGCTACGCCACCACGTCGATAGAACAGACGTTCTACAACCCAAACAATGTTGAACTGGAAGCCCTGTATTCCTTTCCCGTTCCACAAAAAGCCGTTGTCGGCGAGTTCATCTACTGGATTAACGGCTCACCGGTAATCGCAGAGTCGGTTTCCAAGGAAAAAGCCCGTAAAATCTATGACGACCAAAAAGCGCAGGGCAACGCCACAGCACTGACAGAAAAAGACGAATTCAAAACCTTTGATATGAGGGTGTACCCAGTACAGCCCCAGCAGAGTGTGAAAGTGAAGCTTGTGTATATGCAAGACGCACTGCTGGATCATGGCATCGGGCGTTATGTGTATCCATTGGAAGAAGGCGGTGTAGATGAAGCGAAAAATAGCTTTTGGACCCGCAACGACAAAGTCGAACAAGACTTTTCATTCAACGTGACATTGCGTTCTTCTTACCCTGTTGATGGTGTAAGGCTGCCTGCTCACCCTTCGGCAGTTATTAGTCAGGAAGCTGATGGAGAGCACACCTCGTGGAAAGCGAATATCACTAATCACATCGCTAATACGGTGCAAGAGGGCGAGTCCCAGCAAACCGTGCAGGCTTCGATGAGACTCCATCAGGACGTGGTTTTCTACTGGCGTTTACAGGATGGTTTGCCGGGCCGTGTCGATATGGTGTCGTACCGTGACCCTCAGGCTTCAAAGCGCGGTACGGTGAAACTGACATTCACGCCGGGTGATGATTTGACACGAGTGACGCAAGGACGTGATTGGGTGTTTGTTCTGGATAAATCTGGTTCCATGTCTGGCAAATATTCAACGCTGGTGGAAGGTGTTCGTCAGGGGCTGGGCAAGTTACCTCCTGAAGACAGATTCCGCGTCGTGATGTTTGACAGCAATACCTATGATTTAACCGGCGGATTTGTCGCGGCCAACTCTGCGAACGTCAACAAAGCATTGCAGTCGGTCGAGCAGGTTGAACCCAATAACGGCACCAATTTATATGAAGGCATCTCTGCGGCTATTCGCAAACTGGATGATGATCGTCCTACTGGTATTGTCTTGGTCACAGACGGTGTAGCGAATGTGGGAGTAACGGAAAAACGCCGCTTCTTTGAGCTGATGGAAAAACACGATGTACGCCTGTTTACTTTCATCATGGGTAACAGTGCCAATACGCCGCTATTGGTGCCGATGACCAAGTTGTCCAATGGTGTGGCAACGTCGGTATCCAACGCAGATGACATTATTGGTCACCTGATGAACATCACCAGTAAGCTGACCTATCAGGCATACCGCAATATCCAACTCGATATTGATGACGTGAAAATTAAAGACCTGACACCGGAGCAAATCAGCAGTCTCTACCGTGGTGAGCAATTGACTGTGTTTGGTCATTACTTCAAAGGCGGCGAGGCGGATATCAAGCTGACTATGGATATTGGTGGTGAGTCCCGTGAATACCGCACCAAAGTAATGTTGCCAGACTCTGCGACTGAGCATCCTGAGCTCGAGAGAATGTGGGCGTTCTCAGCGATTCGTGACTTGCAGGAGCAAATGGATTATCTGGAGCAAAAGGACAGCGACAAAGAGCAGGCGATTGAAGATATCGCGCTGGAATATGGCTTGTTGACCGATTACACCTCGCTTCTGGTGGTAGAGGAAGAAGTTTTTCAGCAGCTGGGTATGGAACGCAAAAACCAGACACGAGTGCTGAAAGAGCAAAGCGCCCGTGAAGTGAGACAGAGCAAACCGGTGAAACCAACGCGTGCTGATAATACTCAGCCGATGTTTACCCAACCCGCTCCGACGCATTCCGGCGGTGGTAGCAGTGGCGGCAGTATGAACATCCTGGTTTTGCTGACTATGATGTTGTTCGGTATTGGCCGAGTGATGGTTGGCAGGAAGCAAAATCGATAA
- a CDS encoding helix-turn-helix domain-containing protein, producing MSECDQVIQALKKQLKSRGVNYQDVAKALDLSEGSVKRLFSNGGSMSLERLSAVCNLIDLEMTALFKLAEEESQSLSSLTWEQEEQLVADKALLLVAVCITNGYRFEQILSQYNLNEPQLIQKLAHLDRIKVIELMPGNRIKLKISPSFSWVAGGPIQQFFQQQVIKTFFRTHFAKDDEKLVMSTGLMSLPTNYKFQQRIQRLVKEFYESCNSDSDLSMQERHGTSMVIALRRWTFPLFDEFETGEE from the coding sequence ATGTCAGAGTGTGATCAGGTCATTCAGGCGCTGAAAAAACAGTTAAAATCACGCGGTGTGAATTATCAGGATGTCGCAAAAGCGCTGGATTTGAGCGAAGGTTCGGTAAAGCGGCTTTTTTCAAACGGGGGCAGTATGAGCCTTGAGCGTTTGTCGGCGGTGTGCAACCTGATTGATTTGGAAATGACGGCGCTGTTTAAACTTGCTGAAGAAGAGAGTCAGAGCCTTTCTTCGTTGACTTGGGAGCAGGAAGAGCAGTTAGTAGCTGATAAGGCGTTACTTCTGGTGGCGGTTTGTATCACCAACGGCTATCGCTTCGAACAAATCCTTAGCCAGTACAATCTTAATGAACCTCAGTTAATTCAGAAGCTGGCTCACCTTGATCGCATCAAGGTGATTGAGCTGATGCCGGGAAACCGCATTAAGCTAAAAATCTCTCCATCATTCTCCTGGGTTGCCGGCGGTCCTATCCAACAATTTTTTCAGCAACAGGTCATTAAGACTTTCTTCCGCACGCACTTTGCCAAGGACGACGAAAAACTGGTGATGTCGACCGGGCTGATGTCCTTGCCAACCAATTATAAATTTCAGCAACGCATTCAACGTCTGGTCAAAGAGTTCTATGAATCGTGCAACAGCGACAGTGATTTATCCATGCAGGAGCGACATGGTACTTCTATGGTTATCGCATTACGTCGTTGGACGTTTCCGTTGTTTGATGAATTTGAAACCGGGGAAGAGTAG
- a CDS encoding IS110 family transposase, with protein MSSLFFCGVDLAKHHFSLHAVDDRGKVILHKSVSRAKLLTTLANMPAMRIGIEACSGAHYWARAFTQLGHDTRIMAAKYVSPYRTKGKNDLNDAIAICEAVQRPNTRFVPVKSPERQAILAIHRMREHWVQERTALINRIRALLAEFGIVVPTGRAAVHREVPLILEAAENGLPDIARAVLADCFEHLQTLNQRVEDTDQCFEMVAKASPTAQRMLNVRGVGPQTATAIIAAIGNGEQFDSGRDFAAWLGLVPKQYSTGGKPRLGRISKRGDKYLRTLLVHGARAVITNLGEKQDRLSVWGRNVLERRGMNRAIVALAAKNARIIWALLHNQTEYQNYAA; from the coding sequence ATGTCTTCTCTATTCTTTTGTGGCGTTGACCTCGCCAAACACCACTTCTCATTGCACGCAGTTGATGACCGGGGAAAGGTCATCCTTCATAAATCCGTGTCACGCGCTAAATTACTGACTACATTAGCAAATATGCCAGCTATGCGTATAGGCATTGAAGCGTGTAGTGGTGCGCATTATTGGGCCAGAGCGTTCACCCAATTAGGCCATGATACCCGCATCATGGCGGCTAAGTATGTCAGCCCCTACCGCACAAAAGGCAAGAACGACCTTAATGATGCCATTGCTATCTGTGAAGCTGTTCAACGACCCAATACGCGCTTTGTTCCTGTTAAATCACCTGAGCGCCAAGCCATTCTTGCTATTCACCGAATGCGTGAGCATTGGGTGCAGGAGCGGACTGCCCTCATTAATCGTATCCGTGCTTTGCTCGCCGAATTTGGCATCGTCGTTCCAACCGGACGTGCCGCTGTCCATCGCGAGGTTCCTCTTATTCTCGAAGCCGCTGAAAACGGCTTACCTGATATCGCCCGTGCTGTCCTGGCAGATTGCTTCGAGCACTTACAGACACTGAATCAACGTGTCGAAGACACCGACCAGTGCTTTGAGATGGTAGCCAAAGCCAGCCCTACTGCGCAGCGTATGCTCAACGTCCGAGGCGTCGGACCTCAAACCGCCACAGCCATTATTGCTGCCATCGGTAACGGTGAGCAGTTCGACTCCGGCAGAGACTTCGCCGCCTGGCTAGGACTAGTCCCGAAACAGTATTCAACCGGCGGTAAACCTCGCCTTGGGCGCATCAGTAAACGGGGCGACAAGTATCTACGAACCTTGTTAGTTCACGGCGCGAGAGCCGTCATAACCAACCTCGGGGAAAAACAGGACAGGCTCAGTGTCTGGGGGAGAAACGTCCTCGAACGACGAGGGATGAACCGAGCCATTGTCGCACTGGCAGCTAAGAACGCCCGCATTATCTGGGCGTTGTTACACAACCAAACCGAATATCAAAACTACGCCGCCTGA
- a CDS encoding GNAT family N-acetyltransferase, which yields MLIKLRDFVESDGDILESILIENGQFDYPEVEDKHSMKRVSRCDGAVFIVAEVEGKVAGFTKGFYDGSRAQIQLVSVAQTLKSSGIGTKLIEELIKRLKRKGATTVSVLNLETTSDFWSKLGFEKLPVHMMLRST from the coding sequence GTGCTGATAAAGTTGAGGGACTTTGTTGAGTCTGACGGAGATATTTTGGAGAGTATTCTTATTGAAAATGGTCAGTTCGATTATCCCGAAGTTGAAGATAAGCACTCAATGAAAAGGGTTTCTCGATGCGACGGCGCAGTGTTTATAGTTGCTGAAGTAGAGGGGAAGGTTGCTGGCTTTACCAAGGGCTTCTACGATGGTTCTCGCGCACAAATTCAACTGGTCTCAGTTGCTCAAACACTGAAAAGTAGTGGCATTGGAACGAAGCTCATTGAAGAGCTAATCAAACGATTAAAACGAAAAGGTGCTACTACAGTATCTGTATTGAACCTAGAGACAACCTCAGACTTTTGGAGCAAGCTAGGTTTCGAAAAGCTGCCAGTACATATGATGCTCCGAAGCACATAA